From Hymenobacter sedentarius, a single genomic window includes:
- a CDS encoding regulatory protein RecX → MFKSPDKTPKQYTPGEALQKIAAFCAYQERTQKEVEQKLRSYGLDEDESGEIIIRLSREKLLDEERFAKAFVRGHYRQKKWGRRRIMQELKQKGLSEFCIKSGMKEIDGEEYYQNLVEIMEKKDRQEKESNPRVRRMKISQYLTGKGYEQDLIKIALDDLGKAPEDDE, encoded by the coding sequence ATGTTTAAAAGCCCCGACAAAACGCCCAAGCAGTACACGCCCGGCGAGGCCCTGCAAAAGATTGCGGCCTTCTGCGCCTACCAGGAGCGCACCCAGAAAGAGGTAGAGCAAAAGCTGCGCTCCTACGGGCTGGACGAGGACGAATCCGGCGAGATTATCATCCGCCTGAGCCGCGAAAAGCTGCTGGACGAAGAGCGATTTGCCAAGGCCTTTGTGCGTGGGCACTACCGCCAGAAGAAGTGGGGCCGCCGCCGCATCATGCAGGAGCTCAAGCAGAAAGGCCTCAGCGAGTTTTGCATTAAGTCGGGCATGAAGGAGATTGACGGCGAGGAATACTACCAGAACCTGGTGGAGATTATGGAAAAGAAAGACCGCCAGGAAAAGGAGTCGAACCCGCGGGTGCGCCGCATGAAAATCTCGCAGTACCTCACCGGCAAAGGCTACGAGCAGGACCTGATAAAAATCGCGCTCGATGACTTGGGCAAAGCGCCCGAGGACGACGAGTAG
- a CDS encoding cyclic nucleotide-binding domain-containing protein, whose translation MTFRQSLQQLLGLHPGEEAPPGEPLPADDAPALVAALGDPRQHRAAVAGLQQLGPTAIPALAAALPAALATDDPALLRRLVQAAALFNTPASRQLMVELIRNENLFARAAALRATTPRPEPAEAAVFEAVVQRELQLARQLLHGQATAPAPLAKALAYELQGVQSRLFGLLVRLYSPQLIAQAQRTVAHAAPERQATALELLRHLIPAQVYQGLLTLLDPAPAAAKARAFDELLGPPPAALPPVAELVAVQGLAAFADWTLAQALQTWKPTATTVKALLPHLRAQNRLVRESAVAALRRLAETQPIVHKALLHHWPHAAPPFPMLPNSDSARVSAAERVRILQHTALFAETPEHVLSAIVPIMNEVEFAADEEIFAKGDQGGSLFIVHEGTVGIYNGEQQLTTFEAGDFFGELALLDAEPRSATARALEPVMALRLDQDDFYDVMGDRPEVLRNILRVLCQRLRHQNDKMQAMA comes from the coding sequence ATGACTTTCCGACAAAGCTTGCAGCAGCTGCTGGGCCTCCACCCGGGCGAAGAAGCGCCCCCGGGCGAGCCGCTACCAGCCGATGATGCGCCCGCCCTGGTGGCCGCCCTCGGCGACCCGCGGCAGCACCGCGCCGCCGTGGCGGGCCTCCAGCAGCTGGGGCCCACCGCCATTCCGGCCCTGGCGGCGGCCCTGCCCGCCGCGCTGGCCACCGACGACCCGGCCCTGCTGCGCCGCCTGGTGCAGGCCGCTGCCCTCTTCAACACCCCCGCCAGCCGCCAGCTGATGGTGGAGCTGATTCGAAACGAAAACCTGTTTGCGCGGGCCGCGGCCCTGCGCGCCACCACTCCCCGACCCGAGCCGGCCGAAGCCGCCGTGTTTGAAGCCGTGGTGCAGCGTGAGCTGCAGCTGGCCCGGCAGCTGCTGCACGGCCAAGCCACTGCCCCGGCGCCTTTGGCCAAGGCCCTGGCCTACGAGCTGCAAGGCGTGCAAAGCCGCTTGTTTGGCCTGCTCGTTCGGCTGTATTCGCCGCAGCTCATTGCCCAGGCGCAGCGCACGGTGGCCCACGCCGCCCCCGAGCGCCAAGCCACGGCGCTGGAATTGCTCCGCCACCTCATTCCGGCGCAGGTGTACCAGGGCCTGCTCACGCTGCTCGACCCGGCCCCGGCCGCCGCCAAGGCCCGGGCCTTCGACGAGCTGCTGGGCCCGCCGCCCGCCGCCCTGCCCCCGGTGGCCGAGCTGGTGGCCGTGCAGGGGCTGGCCGCGTTTGCCGACTGGACCCTGGCCCAGGCCCTGCAAACCTGGAAGCCCACTGCTACCACGGTGAAAGCCCTGCTCCCCCATTTGCGCGCCCAAAACCGGCTCGTGCGCGAAAGCGCCGTTGCCGCGCTACGCCGCCTGGCCGAAACCCAGCCCATTGTTCACAAAGCGTTGCTCCACCACTGGCCCCACGCGGCACCGCCGTTCCCCATGCTCCCCAATTCCGACTCCGCCCGCGTATCCGCCGCCGAGCGGGTCCGGATTCTGCAACACACCGCCTTGTTTGCCGAAACGCCCGAGCACGTGCTCAGCGCCATCGTACCCATTATGAACGAGGTGGAATTCGCGGCCGACGAGGAGATTTTTGCCAAGGGCGACCAGGGCGGGTCGCTGTTTATTGTGCACGAGGGCACGGTGGGCATCTACAACGGGGAGCAGCAGCTCACCACGTTCGAGGCCGGCGACTTTTTTGGCGAGCTGGCGCTGCTTGATGCCGAGCCGCGCTCGGCCACGGCCCGCGCCCTGGAGCCGGTGATGGCCCTGCGCCTCGACCAGGACGATTTTTACGACGTGATGGGCGACCGGCCCGAAGTACTGCGCAACATCCTGCGGGTGCTGTGCCAGCGCCTGCGCCACCAAAACGACAAGATGCAGGCCATGGCGTAG